Below is a genomic region from Amyelois transitella isolate CPQ chromosome Z, ilAmyTran1.1, whole genome shotgun sequence.
ATCAATATCGTCTGATATAAccttatttaaactaatttctTTGGGAATGAAATTTACATCATAAAGTTCTTGTGGCCCTTGCCACCAAATTTGGCAAGAAGCCAATTGAGTGGGATTTAAACCCCTAGACAAGCAATCAACCGGATTGTTTGACCCATTAACATGAAACCAATTACATTCTTTCGTTAACTCATTGATAGTATGTACtctattttgaatatattgtGGCTTATTATCAGATTTCAACCACCAAAGTACTATCTGAGAATCagtaaacaaatacttatatctaaaattaacattatgaaataatgataatattttcttaaacaatTTGGCCAGCAATACTGCACCATTTAACTCTAGTTTCGGTATGGATATTTTTGCATTAACAGGGGCAATTCTTGATTTACTACAAACTAATGATACATGCACCATTTTTCCATGTATAGCTCTTATATAAACACAACTGCCAAATGCAATATTTGATGCGTCACAATAGCCAATTAGATCTACATGGTCagcattacatattttaagatttcGGTCTATTATAAGGGGATCCATATTCATTAAATCACAAAAGAAATTATTCCAagataataacaatttatcaGGTAGTGGATCATCCCAAGACAGTTTTTCAATCCatagtttttgtataaattcttTTGCCTTTGTGACAATAGGGCCAGCGAGGCCCAAAGGGTCAAAAAATGTCGCAATACAACTTAAGACAGTTCGTTTCGTCCACTCTTTAGGGAGTTTACCTTCTGGCTTGCATATTCTAAATTGATCATTTTTCATATCTAAAGATAATCCTAAAGCCTTTAAAACAGCTTCATTGTTATCAAATTGATGATGTTCAGAAAATACTTGCTTATCCTTTGGAATATCAGACAATACCTTATTGCTGCTTGAGCTCCATTTATGTAGCTCAAAGCTTCCAAGccttaataaagtaattaattcattacatACCTGCTTTAATTGCTCAATACTGTAAGACCCAAAAAGACAATCATCGACATAGGTATTATTCAACAACACGCTGGCTGCTAATGGATACTTGTCTCCATACCTTATTGCTAGCTCAACCAGGCATCGCGTGGCGAGAAAACTGGAACTCCTGACACCATATGTAACAGTTTGAAGCTGCAAGCACAATAATGGATCATTAACATTACTTCTCCAAAggatattttgtaaatgattTTGTGAAGGATCAATTCTTATTTGCCTATACATTTGACGGATATCACACAAAGCTACAAATTCATATGAGCGAAATAATACTAATATCTCGAACAACTTCCTTTGCACTGTGGGCCCATTATAAAGAACATCATTAagacttaaatttaaacttgttTTGGCACTTGCATCAAAAACAACTCGGAGACGGGTTGTCTGACTATGCTCTCTTATGACAGGGTGATGGGGCATAAAGTAATATTGATCGATGGGCATCTTTGATGATGCTAAATCGATAAACCTGCCATGTCCTAGGTCAGAATACTCCTGAATAAACTTAGTGTAATTCTTCTTTAGTTCAGGATCTTTGCTAAATCTTTTCGCTAAACTATTTAATCGTTGCAATGCTAAATTGAATGAGTTTCCCAATGTTAAATCTTCGATTGGTATTTTGAGTGGCAACCGCACCTGAAATCGATTATCGATTATCTGTAccgaatttttaaattcggcTTCACACACTTCGGTCTTTGCTATACCCTCTTTCTCAATTTCAGGAATATGTTGTTCGTCCCAAAATTTTTGAAGGAGGGAATCTACACTCTCATTATTACTAGAAATAGCATTTAAAACAACAgggttttcattataattgaCAAGACAAATATCGtctctttttatatttccagAAAGAACATAGCCAAACTTAGTTGATAACAGACATAAATTTCCTTCACATAATTCAATTTTGTCCggtaacataattttaaagaatatgtCAGAGGAGAGAAGGAAAGATATTTGGCCTGGTATATTAAATTCATCATCAGCTAAGTTAATATTGTCTGGcaaatttatatcttttaagtTGAATTTGTTTTGTGGCAGATAGGTAGTTATATTGTCTACCACAGAAAACATTGCATTGCATATATAATCATTGTGCAATgaatttaacataatattcGCAGCCTTGGTGATTAATTGCTGTTTTTGACCTAAGGCTGATACATTAACTTCATGTTTGAATGTGGGCAAACCTAGCTCACACATTAAATCggaagaaataaatgaaatctgAGACCCAGAATCCAAAAGACCTTTTGCTAATATAAAGGAACCATcgcttttaaaaatcttaacttTGACTGTAGGCAACAACACCATACTCCCATAAGAAGCACTATTTTGACAGCACACCTTATCATCCTCATGCAATACTGTATGATGCGACTTACTCTTACAAATACcacatttaaagaaaaacttgCATCTATTATTATGAAGGTTAAGACAGATCTTACACAGTTTAttgttttcaacaaattctagCTTCTCATTAATGcctaataattgaaatttttgacACATAAACAACTTGTGATCAGGTGATTGACAAAACTTGCAAGATGGGGATGTACTTGCATGATTTGAGACATGAGGTTTAGAAAGAATGTGAGACTTACCTTCTGAATGCTGACTTTCTTCAAAACTCAAAGCTCTCTTCTCCACAAACTTGAAAAAATCATCCAAGGTTGGTAAGGCATCTTGGTTTCTATCTGTAAAGTAAGCCCTGCAAGAATAAGAATCTAACTTTCTCATTAAAATGGTAATAACTATCATGTCCCAATGCTCCGTCTTTTGACCAAGCCCATTTAAAGCTCCTAGTAGTTGACGAGCTGATGAAACAAACTGTCTTAAGTTCTGCGCAGTACCTTTAGAGATTGCTTGTATGTCTAGCAGCTTATTAATATGATGAGTTACtagaatacatttattgtCATATCTATTATTTAGCAACCTTAATGCATCATCATAAGAGCTATTTACTAGAGGTAGACCTTCAACCAGCATTAGCGCATCTcccttcaaatattttcttaaatagaATAGCTTTTGTATAGGAGCAAGGTTAGTATCACCACCGATTACTGCCATAAACATATCCATGAAGGTTTTGTACTGCACCACATCCTTTCCATCGTAGTATGGTATTTCAAGCTGAGGTAACTTCCTGGTCATGGCGCTATACTCCGGCGTGGTATCCTTAAAAATCGTGCTATTGTGGTTTTCAGGCCCCTTCGcagaatttaatattttcttcatgCTGCTTATTGTAAATAAGCACAGTTCTTCTAAGTCATCCTCCTCAAAATTAGAGTCGTCAATTTTATCATCTAGAAGCTGCAAACTCAATTTGTGGCTTCTATAAGAAACCAGCGAATCTTGGAGACCTTTAATTCGTAGCTCGATGGATTCGCAATCGACGAGTACTTGTTCTTGTTGTTCCATGGCGAATTTTTGCGCCCTTGTTAGCTGCCCTTTAAATTGTCCAATTTGGGCTATTAGTTTGGTTCTCTGGAATGCTGGATCATTTGAAATCGCAGATTTATGCgccattttataattataatattgccTTGGCTTCCCGAATTGTTGGTATGCGTGTTTTATAAAGCTTTTCCTTGAATGGCGTCAAAAATGGCGGCACGGCACGGCGtcggatttttattttttaacaattttgtgttttttactaaatttgagattatatttatatgttccCGGGTTTCGGCACCAATTTTATGTTCGGGAAAGAACATAAAAACGtttgaaatctttaaaatgttttatttattaatttaacaagatAAATCGACGCACACCAAAGCGGAATAGAAACGGAAAAGGAAAcagcaaaacaaaaatgttgccatcaacaaatattatgttttttttttaattgaacagTTAGTGCTTTACTCGAAAATACGaagcaattattttaaataaaaataagagaaaaGTTTGTGTAATAAACTTGTTACTCTGAAACATGATTACGTAGTTCATTAGGATCACGAATACTAATAAGAAGATAAATGGTAAAtaattcttgaaattttatattaaagttataataaaaatatttgcttacttgtattaatatatatttttgaactgCTTACCT
It encodes:
- the LOC106134019 gene encoding uncharacterized protein LOC106134019 isoform X2; translated protein: MAHKSAISNDPAFQRTKLIAQIGQFKGQLTRAQKFAMEQQEQVLVDCESIELRIKGLQDSLVSYRSHKLSLQLLDDKIDDSNFEEDDLEELCLFTISSMKKILNSAKGPENHNSTIFKDTTPEYSAMTRKLPQLEIPYYDGKDVVQYKTFMDMFMAVIGGDTNLAPIQKLFYLRKYLKGDALMLVEGLPLVNSSYDDALRLLNNRYDNKCILVTHHINKLLDIQAISKGTAQNLRQFVSSARQLLGALNGLGQKTEHWDMIVITILMRKLDSYSCRAYFTDRNQDALPTLDDFFKFVEKRALSFEESQHSEASNCYIWCQEFQFSRHAMPG